In Pseudemcibacter aquimaris, the sequence GTGCACAACAGAACCGATAGCCATTGCGATTACCATATAAGGCATCATTTGTTTAAACAGCGACCAGCACTCATCCCATGCTTTTTGCCAGATGGTTGGTGTTTGGATTTCCGCCACCGCAGCACCACATGATTTTGGTGTGCCACAACCAGATTGCTTTTCAACAAGCATTTCTTGTTTGATATACCGATCAAAGCCCAAAGCCTGCAGAATGATGCCAGCAGCGACAGAAACACTTAAGGCAAGCACAGCATACCAAATGGTCACTTCCAAGCCCAGAACAGGGATAAATAGCGCAATAACAATAGGATTAAGCAGTGGGGACGTAAATAAAAAGGTCATAATCGGGCCAAACCCTGCCCGCGCCTTTAACAGCCCGACAAGCATCGGAATTGTCGAACAACTGCAAAATGGTGTAACGGCCCCAAGCCCCGCTGCAACGAAATACCCACGACCACCTTGCCCACCAAGTATTCTTTGTATTTTCTCAGCTGGTAATTTTTGATTAATCAACGCCACACCAAAACTGATCGCGAGAAACAATACAGTTAGCTCAACAAATAATTCAATAAACATCTTGCCACTTTCCAGTAGCATCATTTCAAATTCCGGTGTCATTATTTAAATCCTTTCTATATTTCCAAAATTATCGAAATATTA encodes:
- a CDS encoding permease, with product MTPEFEMMLLESGKMFIELFVELTVLFLAISFGVALINQKLPAEKIQRILGGQGGRGYFVAAGLGAVTPFCSCSTIPMLVGLLKARAGFGPIMTFLFTSPLLNPIVIALFIPVLGLEVTIWYAVLALSVSVAAGIILQALGFDRYIKQEMLVEKQSGCGTPKSCGAAVAEIQTPTIWQKAWDECWSLFKQMMPYMVIAMAIGSVVHGFVPAEFFGDVAGPDNPLAVPTAAVIGIPLYIRVTALLPLIGSFVAKGVSIGAIIALVIGSGGASLPELILLKKLFKAPLLIAFLMVIFVMAIIGGYAFNLFLSV